GACATGAAAACATTATTGACCATTGCATGGGTGCCGGAACAAAAAAGGGAAATCGTCCCGGGTTTTATCCGCGCCGTTGACCAGACCCTTCTGCCGGGCCGGCTGAGATTTCTTGAAATCCGGCGGGTGGAAGAATTGTGGGCCGCCATAAAAACCCTCCGGATCAGAGGCGCCCCCGCGATCGGCGTCGCGGCGGCCATGGGTGTTGTGCTGGCGGCGCAGAAGGCATCCGCCGCCGGGCGCGCCGGAATGCTGCGCGCGATTGCGCGCGCCGGCGATTACCTGGCTTCCTCGCGGCCGACGGCCGTGAATCTTTTCTGGGCGCTGGAAAGGATGAAAAAAAAGGCCGTTGCCTGCGCGGCTTTGCCGCCGGATGAAATCATCAAAACTCTGGCGCGGGAAGCCGTTATGATTTTTGAGGAGGATGGAAAGGTATGCCGTTCAATAGGCCGGCACGGCCTGGCGCTGATGAGAGGCAAGAAATCCGTTTTGACCCACTGCAACGCGGGCGGCCTGGCGGCGTCGTGCTACGGTACGGCTCTGGCGCCGATTTATCTGGCCGCCGAAAAAGGCCGCGCCTTGCATGTCTTTGTGGATGAGACGCGCCCGCTTCTGCAGGGAGCGCGTTTGACGGCGTGGGAGTTGACGCGCGCCGGCATAAAAGCCACGCTAATCTGCGACAACATGGCCGCCTGGGTCATGCGGGAAAAAAAAGTTGACCTGATCATAGTCGGGGCCGACCGGATCGCGGCCAACGGCGACACCGCCAATAAAATCGGCACCTACGGCCTGGCGGTGCTGGCCAGGGCGCATCATCTGCCTTTCGTGGTTTGCGCGCCGACCTCCACCTTTGATTCAAGCGCGCGCGCCGGCCGGGACATTCCGATTGAAAAGCGCGGTCGGGAGGAAATTGTCACCATGGCCGGCAAAAAAATCGCGCCGGACAAGGCGGGCGTCTATGCTCCGGCCTTTGACGTGACCCCGGCGGAGCTTATCAGCGCCATCGTTTGCGAAAAAGGCGTTTGCTTTCCGCCGTACGCAAAATCATTGCGCCGGGCCGGCCGGGCAAGATAACATTGCCTTTTCGCATGAGGGAAAGTATAATGCTTCACGCTTATAAAAGGTACCGCAAATATCATTGACCAGCGGGCCGGCCAGGGAGGACGGATATGGATCGCGAGTCATTCAGCGTACAAATCGGCGCAATTTTGATGCGCCGCAACCTGATTGACCAGGCCCGGCTCCAGGAGATTCTTGAAGCCGCCAAGGCGGAAAACAAGAGACTGGAAGAATATCTGGTTGAAAAAAAAATAATATCGGACACGGACTTGACACTGGTCATTTCCGAATATCTTGAAATGGTGCCGATCAGCCTGGCGCATTTCACGCCCGACAGTCAATTGCTTGAGTTGATTCCGGCCGATAAGCTGCGGAATATCGCCGCGGTGCCGATAGCCCGTTTCGGAAAAACCATGACCGTCGCCTTCGGCGACCCGTTTAACACGGCCAATATAGATGAAATTCAGACCTTGACGGGCCTGAAAGTTGAGCCGCTGGCCGCTTCCGACCGCGATGTGAAAGAAGTCCTGCAAAAGTTTCTGGAGCAGTTCTCGCCCGATCTTGAGGACATTTTCAAAAACATGGAGGAGAACGACGAGGTGGAGGTCGGCCACGAAAAAAAAGAGGAAGTCAGTCTTGATGAAATGCTGGAAAGCGCCGAGGGGGCGCCGGTAATCCGCATCGTGAATTCAATCCTGGTTGAGGCCCTGCGCCGGCGCGCGAGCGATATTCATATTGAGCCTATGGAAAAGCTTCTGCGCCTGCGCTACCGGGTTGACGGCGACCTGTACGAGGTGCCCAGCCCGCCCAAGAATCTGCAGGCCGCCATTATTTCCCGCATAAAAATCATGTCGGACATGGATATTGCCGAAAGACGCATCCCGCAGGACGGGCGTTTCAAGGTAAAGGCGCTGGGCAAGGAGGTTGACGTGCGCGTAAACCTGCTGCCGCTGGTGCACGGCGAAAAAATCGTGATGCGCATCCTGGACAAGGCCGACCTCGCCCCGAACCTTGCCGCGCTGGGCCTGGACAGGAAAGCTTACGATTCTTTGCTCTATGCCATTTCCCAGCCGCACGGGATCATTCTTGTAACCGGCCCCACCGGCAGCGGCAAGACCACCACGCTTTACTCCTGCCTGCAGGATTTAAATAAAATAGAAGTCAATATCGTTACCACCGAAGACCCGGTTGAATATCAGCTCGCGGGAATTAACCAGGTCCAGATTAACGAGGACGTGGGCTTAACCTTTGCCGATACCTTGCGCGCCATCCTGCGGCAGGACCCCGATATTGTCATGATCGGGGAAATCCGCGACCAGGAAACGGCCGCGATCGCCGTGAAGGCCGCGCTCACCGGCCACCTCGTTTTGAGCACCTTGCACACCAATGACGCGGCCGGCGCCATTACCCGTCTGCGCGATATGGGGATTGAAGCGTTTCTGCTTTCCTCTTCAA
The DNA window shown above is from Kiritimatiellia bacterium and carries:
- the mtnA gene encoding S-methyl-5-thioribose-1-phosphate isomerase; the protein is MKTLLTIAWVPEQKREIVPGFIRAVDQTLLPGRLRFLEIRRVEELWAAIKTLRIRGAPAIGVAAAMGVVLAAQKASAAGRAGMLRAIARAGDYLASSRPTAVNLFWALERMKKKAVACAALPPDEIIKTLAREAVMIFEEDGKVCRSIGRHGLALMRGKKSVLTHCNAGGLAASCYGTALAPIYLAAEKGRALHVFVDETRPLLQGARLTAWELTRAGIKATLICDNMAAWVMREKKVDLIIVGADRIAANGDTANKIGTYGLAVLARAHHLPFVVCAPTSTFDSSARAGRDIPIEKRGREEIVTMAGKKIAPDKAGVYAPAFDVTPAELISAIVCEKGVCFPPYAKSLRRAGRAR
- a CDS encoding ATPase, T2SS/T4P/T4SS family, which produces MDRESFSVQIGAILMRRNLIDQARLQEILEAAKAENKRLEEYLVEKKIISDTDLTLVISEYLEMVPISLAHFTPDSQLLELIPADKLRNIAAVPIARFGKTMTVAFGDPFNTANIDEIQTLTGLKVEPLAASDRDVKEVLQKFLEQFSPDLEDIFKNMEENDEVEVGHEKKEEVSLDEMLESAEGAPVIRIVNSILVEALRRRASDIHIEPMEKLLRLRYRVDGDLYEVPSPPKNLQAAIISRIKIMSDMDIAERRIPQDGRFKVKALGKEVDVRVNLLPLVHGEKIVMRILDKADLAPNLAALGLDRKAYDSLLYAISQPHGIILVTGPTGSGKTTTLYSCLQDLNKIEVNIVTTEDPVEYQLAGINQVQINEDVGLTFADTLRAILRQDPDIVMIGEIRDQETAAIAVKAALTGHLVLSTLHTNDAAGAITRLRDMGIEAFLLSSSIIMSQAQRLYKKLCPTCKKPGKIPEKLLQLNNIDHLFFKDAQFYQPTGCPKCMNTGFKGRSSLMEILMVDDDIRQLILQNVNAKVLSDKAIEKGMMTLRMAGLEKVREGITSLEEIISVTGGE